The Ochotona princeps isolate mOchPri1 chromosome 1, mOchPri1.hap1, whole genome shotgun sequence genome has a segment encoding these proteins:
- the LOC101529908 gene encoding histone H1.3 codes for MSETAPVAPAAPAPAEKTPVKKKVKKAGSAAGKRKASGPPVSELITKAVAASKERSGVSLAALKKALAAAGYDVEKNNSRIKLGLKSLVSKGTLVQTKGTGASGSFKLNKKAASGEAKPKPKKAGAAKPKKAAVAAKKPKKTGTATPKKSVKKTPKKAKKPAAAAGAKKVAKSPKKVKAAKPKKAAKSPAKAKAAKPKTSKPKSTKPKVAKAKKAAPKKK; via the coding sequence atgtcgGAAACCGCTCctgttgctcctgctgctcccGCACCTGCGGAGAAAACACCTGTGAAGAAAAAGGTGAAGAAGGCGGGCTCAGCTGCTGGCAAGCGCAAGGCATCCGGGCCCCCGGTGTCCGAGCTCATCACCAAGGCTGTGGCCGCCTCCAAAGAGCGCAGCGGGGTCTCTCTGGCCGCGCTCAAGAAGGCGCTGGCGGCCGCCGGCTACGATGTGGAGAAGAACAACAGCCGCATCAAGCTGGGGCTCAAGAGCCTGGTGAGCAAGGGCACCCTGGTCCAGACCAAGGGCACCGGCGCCTCCGGCTCCTTCAAGCTCAACAAGAAGGCGGCTTCCGGGGAAGCCAAGCCCAAGCCTAAGAAGGCGGGCGCGGCCAAACCGAAGAAAGCAGCAGTAGCCGCCAAGAAGCCCAAGAAGACCGGCACTGCCACCCCTAAGAAGAGTGTCAAAAAGACCCCGAAGAAGGCGAAGAAGCCAGCAGCCGCTGCTGGGGCTAAGAAGGTGGCCAAGAGTCCCAAGAAGGTGAAAGCGGCCAAACCCAAAAAAGCTGCCAAGAGCCCTGCAAAGGCAAAAGCTGCAAAGCCCAAGACCTCTAAGCCCAAGTCGACGAAGCCAAAGGTTGCGAAGGCGAAAAAGGCTGCCCCTAAGAAGAAGTAA